One genomic window of Candidatus Nitrosopumilus sediminis includes the following:
- a CDS encoding adenylate/guanylate cyclase domain-containing protein has translation MMLRQETDDFEIPDHENNMISFEEVSQNYCVGIVDVVNSTKTIARLSKEQSCTFYSVFLNSVGYIIESNGGKVVKNMGDGILFYFPKSAISDNNVPIQCGKKILEAVDMINNIFKKRKIPAIQYRVSLDYGPIMIAKYATSSCRDIFGPTVNLCAKINHLAKPNQLVIGGDLYQLVKKSKNYKLSDVSVFGSALKHDYSVYSVK, from the coding sequence ATGATGTTAAGACAAGAGACAGACGATTTTGAGATACCTGATCATGAAAACAACATGATCTCATTTGAGGAAGTATCTCAAAATTACTGTGTTGGAATTGTAGATGTGGTAAATTCAACAAAAACCATAGCAAGACTATCAAAAGAACAATCCTGCACATTCTATTCGGTGTTTCTAAATTCTGTAGGATACATCATTGAAAGCAACGGTGGCAAAGTTGTTAAAAACATGGGAGATGGAATCTTGTTTTATTTCCCCAAGTCTGCTATTTCAGATAACAATGTTCCAATACAATGTGGGAAAAAAATCTTGGAGGCAGTTGATATGATAAACAACATCTTTAAGAAAAGAAAAATCCCTGCAATACAATACAGGGTCAGCTTAGATTATGGTCCTATAATGATTGCAAAATATGCTACATCTTCCTGCAGGGATATCTTTGGACCAACTGTAAACTTGTGTGCAAAGATTAACCACTTGGCAAAACCAAACCAACTTGTAATTGGAGGAGACTTGTATCAATTAGTCAAAAAATCTAAAAACTACAAATTAAGTGATGTGTCAGTTTTTGGATCAGCCCTAAAACATGA